The following is a genomic window from Nitrospirota bacterium.
TCTTATTTATTTTTTTCCCAATTAACCTGTATAAAAGTCTCAACGAGGATGGATTTTCTTTCATATCCGGGTATTTCATGTTTAAACACTCCGAGATCATTGTTTTTTCATTTTTTGAACCAATTCATCACGCATTTTTATCACCCTGGCTGGGTTACCCACAGCAATTGCCTCATCAGGGATATCCTGGGTTACAACTGAACCGGCCCCTACAACAGCGCCTTTTCCTATATGCACCCCGCTCAGCACAATCACTCCCACCCCCAGCCATGCCTCATCGCCGATGGTGATCCCCCCTCTTGACTTTAATGGCTGAGCCCGGATCGTTTCGCCGGGAGCAAAACCATGGTCATAGGAATAAAGGGCACAATTAGGGGCAAGTTGGACACCACTCCCAATCGTTATGGGTGCAACATAGGCGTTCAGCTGGCACCGTGGATTAATCGTAGATTCCGAGCCTATGGAAAGAGAGCCGCCAAATCCTGTCTCGATAATAGTATCCCTCAATATATGAACCTGGTCACCCATTTCAACCGGGCCTCCGTTCTCCGCC
Proteins encoded in this region:
- a CDS encoding acyltransferase, yielding MYSYSRKDSRIIRAVKVRWVRFWMRFAGLDRFGRFASYLATWFALPHKASKYLTYLNPMGYVAPTASIHHADLRLGANILIGDRVIIYQAENGGPVEMGDQVHILRDTIIETGFGGSLSIGSESTINPRCQLNAYVAPITIGSGVQLAPNCALYSYDHGFAPGETIRAQPLKSRGGITIGDEAWLGVGVIVLSGVHIGKGAVVGAGSVVTQDIPDEAIAVGNPARVIKMRDELVQKMKKQ